Proteins co-encoded in one Pseudomonas fluorescens genomic window:
- a CDS encoding efflux transporter outer membrane subunit, which translates to MKPRLSLLTVCLLLSACGSPAQRPDSGLQPPTTWQSPHGASVARIDPHWWKQFGSPELDRLIEQARLGNFDLAAAVARVRQAQAGTVIAGGSQLPEIKAGANANRQKLLRGNGYSQLDADSSNKAVDYFDANLSASYEIDFWGGKRASRDSAQFALQASEFDRATVELTLLGSVANTYAQALSLREQSRIAELNLTNAQNVLKLVQTRYDSGSATALELAQQKSLVAAQQRQLPLVQQQARDALISLAALLGRSVQELQTGAEPFERLQWPTIAAGVPSDLLSRRPDIARAEAQLAAAEADVKVARAAMLPTVTLTAQLGSGANQFDDMIRSPFYNLTAGLVAPIFNNGRLSAERDKATARQEELLETYRGAIINGFADVEKALNGIRGLDEQRQWQSEELNQAQTAFDIAQRRYQAGAEDWLTVLETQRTLYAAQDLNVQLRLSRLQASVALYKALGGGWRTP; encoded by the coding sequence ATGAAACCGCGCCTCAGCCTGTTGACCGTGTGCCTGTTGCTCAGCGCCTGCGGCAGTCCCGCCCAGCGTCCCGACAGCGGCTTGCAACCGCCCACGACCTGGCAATCTCCCCACGGTGCCAGCGTCGCCCGCATCGATCCGCACTGGTGGAAACAGTTCGGCAGTCCCGAGCTCGACCGCCTGATCGAACAGGCCCGCCTCGGCAACTTCGACCTCGCGGCCGCCGTCGCCCGGGTGCGCCAGGCCCAGGCCGGCACGGTGATCGCCGGCGGCTCGCAGTTGCCGGAAATCAAGGCCGGGGCCAACGCCAATCGACAGAAACTGCTGCGCGGCAATGGCTACTCCCAGCTCGACGCGGACAGCAGCAACAAGGCTGTGGATTATTTCGATGCCAACCTGAGCGCGTCCTACGAAATCGACTTCTGGGGCGGCAAACGCGCCTCCCGCGACAGCGCGCAGTTTGCCCTGCAAGCCAGCGAGTTCGACCGGGCGACTGTGGAACTGACCTTGCTCGGCAGCGTGGCCAATACCTATGCGCAAGCCTTGTCGCTGCGTGAGCAAAGTCGCATCGCCGAACTGAACCTGACCAACGCGCAGAACGTGCTGAAACTGGTGCAGACCCGCTACGACTCAGGCTCGGCCACCGCGCTGGAACTGGCCCAGCAGAAAAGTCTGGTGGCCGCGCAACAACGGCAACTGCCGCTGGTGCAACAACAGGCCCGTGACGCCTTGATCAGCCTCGCCGCCCTGCTCGGCCGGTCGGTGCAGGAGCTGCAGACCGGCGCCGAACCGTTCGAGCGCCTGCAATGGCCGACCATCGCCGCCGGCGTGCCCAGTGACCTGCTCAGCCGTCGCCCGGACATCGCCCGCGCCGAAGCGCAACTGGCGGCGGCCGAAGCCGACGTCAAAGTCGCCCGCGCCGCCATGCTGCCGACCGTCACCCTCACCGCCCAACTGGGCTCCGGGGCCAACCAGTTCGACGACATGATTCGCAGCCCCTTCTACAACCTCACCGCCGGGCTGGTCGCACCGATCTTCAACAACGGTCGCCTGAGCGCCGAGCGCGACAAGGCCACCGCACGCCAGGAAGAACTGCTGGAAACCTATCGCGGGGCGATCATCAACGGTTTCGCCGACGTCGAAAAAGCCCTCAACGGGATTCGCGGGCTCGATGAACAGCGGCAATGGCAAAGTGAAGAACTGAATCAGGCGCAGACGGCGTTCGATATCGCCCAGCGCCGCTATCAGGCCGGCGCCGAGGATTGGCTGACGGTGCTGGAAACCCAGCGCACGCTGTACGCGGCGCAGGATCTGAATGTGCAACTGCGCCTGTCGCGCCTGCAGGCGAGCGTGGCGTTGTACAAGGCACTGGGTGGAGGCTGGCGGACGCCCTGA
- a CDS encoding MacB family efflux pump subunit yields the protein MQTPLIDLQDIRKSYGGGDAPEVHVLRGIDLSIHAGEFVAIVGASGSGKSTLMNILGCLDRPTCGEYRFAGEDVAGLDTDELAWLRREAFGFVFQGYHLIPSGSAQENVEMPAIYAGTPAAERHARAAALLDRLGLASRTGNRPHQLSGGQQQRVSIARALMNGGHIILADEPTGALDSHSGKEVMALLDELASQGHVVILITHDREVAARAKRIIEIRDGLIISDSARDNPEAQTTARPGALQAVDLRKRLSEGAQASGAWKGELVDALHAAWRVMWINRFRTALTLLGIIIGVASVVVMLGVGEGSKRQVMAQMGAFGSNIIYLSGSAPNPRTPPGIVTLDDVAALASLPQVKRIMPVNGAEAGVRFGNVDHLSYVGGNDTNFPAIFNWPVVEGSYFTDADERNASAVAVIGKKVRDKLLKDVPNPIGQYILIENVPFQVVGVLQEKGASSGDQDSDDRIAIPYSAASVRLFGTRNPEYVAIAAADARKVKETEHAIEQLMLRLHNGKKDFELTNNAAMIQAEARTQNTLSLMLGSIAAISLLVGGIGVMNIMLMTVRERTREIGIRMATGARQRDILRQFLTEAVMLSVVGGIAGIALALIVGGVLMLSEVAVAFSLMAVFGAFGCALVTGVVFGFMPARKAARLDPVTALTSE from the coding sequence ATGCAGACGCCCCTGATCGACCTGCAGGACATCCGCAAATCCTACGGCGGCGGCGACGCACCTGAAGTGCATGTGTTGCGCGGGATCGACCTGTCGATCCACGCCGGAGAATTCGTGGCGATTGTCGGCGCGTCCGGCTCCGGCAAATCGACCCTGATGAACATCCTCGGCTGCCTCGACCGCCCCACTTGCGGCGAATACCGCTTTGCCGGGGAAGACGTCGCCGGCCTCGACACCGATGAACTGGCCTGGCTGCGCCGCGAAGCCTTTGGATTCGTGTTCCAGGGTTATCACCTGATTCCGTCCGGTTCAGCCCAGGAAAACGTCGAGATGCCAGCAATCTATGCCGGCACACCCGCCGCCGAACGCCACGCCCGCGCCGCCGCCCTGCTCGACCGCCTCGGGCTGGCCTCGCGCACCGGCAACCGCCCACACCAGTTGTCCGGCGGTCAGCAACAACGGGTGTCGATTGCCCGGGCGTTGATGAACGGCGGCCACATCATTCTTGCCGACGAACCCACTGGCGCCCTCGACAGCCACAGCGGCAAAGAGGTCATGGCACTGCTCGACGAACTGGCGAGTCAGGGCCACGTGGTCATCCTGATCACCCACGACCGCGAAGTGGCAGCCCGGGCCAAGCGCATCATCGAGATCCGCGACGGCCTGATCATCAGCGACAGCGCCCGGGACAATCCCGAAGCCCAGACCACGGCCCGCCCCGGCGCCTTGCAAGCCGTCGACCTGCGCAAGCGCCTGAGCGAAGGCGCGCAAGCCTCAGGCGCCTGGAAAGGCGAGCTGGTGGACGCCCTGCATGCCGCCTGGCGGGTGATGTGGATCAACCGCTTCCGCACGGCGCTGACCCTGCTCGGGATCATCATCGGCGTAGCCTCGGTGGTGGTCATGCTTGGCGTCGGCGAAGGCAGCAAGCGCCAGGTCATGGCACAGATGGGCGCGTTCGGCTCGAACATCATTTACCTCAGCGGCTCGGCACCCAACCCGCGCACGCCACCGGGCATCGTCACCCTCGATGACGTGGCGGCGCTGGCCAGCCTGCCGCAGGTCAAGCGGATCATGCCGGTGAACGGCGCCGAGGCCGGCGTGCGTTTCGGCAACGTCGACCACCTGAGCTACGTCGGCGGCAATGACACCAACTTCCCGGCGATCTTCAACTGGCCGGTGGTCGAAGGCAGTTACTTCACCGACGCTGACGAACGCAACGCCAGCGCCGTGGCGGTGATCGGCAAGAAGGTCCGGGACAAACTGCTCAAGGATGTGCCGAACCCCATCGGCCAGTACATCCTGATCGAGAACGTGCCCTTCCAGGTAGTCGGTGTGCTTCAGGAAAAAGGCGCGAGTTCCGGCGATCAGGACAGCGATGACCGCATCGCCATCCCCTACTCCGCCGCCAGCGTCCGGCTGTTCGGCACGCGCAATCCGGAATACGTGGCCATTGCCGCGGCCGATGCGCGCAAGGTCAAGGAAACCGAACACGCCATCGAACAATTGATGCTGCGCCTGCACAACGGCAAGAAGGATTTCGAGCTGACCAACAACGCCGCGATGATCCAGGCCGAGGCGCGCACGCAAAACACCCTGTCGCTGATGCTCGGTTCGATTGCTGCCATTTCGCTGCTGGTGGGCGGGATCGGCGTGATGAACATCATGCTCATGACCGTGCGCGAACGCACCCGCGAGATCGGCATCCGCATGGCCACCGGCGCCCGGCAACGGGACATCCTGCGCCAGTTCCTCACCGAAGCGGTGATGCTCTCGGTGGTCGGCGGGATCGCCGGGATCGCCCTGGCGCTGATCGTCGGCGGCGTGCTGATGCTCAGCGAAGTCGCCGTGGCGTTTTCCTTGATGGCGGTGTTCGGCGCCTTCGGCTGCGCCCTCGTGACCGGTGTTGTCTTCGGCTTCATGCCTGCCCGCAAAGCCGCCCGGCTCGACCCGGTCACGGCCCTTACCAGTGAATGA
- a CDS encoding efflux RND transporter periplasmic adaptor subunit encodes MKRPRPARRALLAALCLIPVAAYAAWQILPPGRDKFATVQVTRGDIESSVTALGTLQPRRYVDVGAQASGQIQKIHVEVGDVVKEGQLLVEIDPSTQKAKLDAGRFSIENLKAQLQEQKAQHELAQQKYQRQQHLAAGGATREEDVQTARAELKATQARIDMFQAQIRQAEASLRSDQAELGYTRIYAPMAGTVVALDAREGQTLNAQQQTPLILRIAKLSPMTVWAEVSEADIGHVKPGMTAYFTTLSGGHRRWSSTVRQILPVPPKPLDQTSQGGGSPASSSKSGSARVVLYTVLLDVDNSDNALMAEMTTQVFFVASQAKDVLTAPVAALQGTATANRQTAQVIAANGEIQFREVHTGISDRLKVQVLEGLSEGDHLLVGPADGSGG; translated from the coding sequence ATGAAACGTCCCCGCCCCGCCCGACGCGCCCTGCTCGCAGCCCTTTGTCTGATCCCCGTCGCGGCCTACGCCGCCTGGCAGATCCTGCCGCCCGGCCGGGACAAATTCGCCACGGTGCAAGTGACCCGTGGCGATATCGAAAGCAGCGTCACCGCACTCGGCACCCTGCAACCTCGGCGTTATGTGGACGTCGGCGCTCAGGCGTCGGGGCAGATCCAGAAGATCCACGTGGAAGTCGGCGATGTGGTCAAGGAAGGCCAACTGTTGGTGGAGATCGACCCCTCGACCCAGAAAGCCAAACTCGACGCCGGACGTTTTTCCATCGAAAACCTCAAGGCCCAGTTGCAGGAACAGAAGGCACAGCACGAACTGGCACAGCAGAAATACCAGCGCCAGCAGCATCTCGCCGCCGGTGGTGCCACCCGTGAGGAGGATGTGCAGACCGCCCGCGCCGAACTGAAAGCCACCCAGGCGCGCATCGACATGTTCCAGGCGCAGATCCGTCAGGCCGAAGCCAGCCTGCGCAGCGATCAGGCCGAACTCGGCTACACCCGCATTTATGCGCCGATGGCCGGCACCGTGGTTGCTCTCGATGCGCGCGAAGGCCAGACCCTCAACGCGCAACAGCAGACACCGCTGATCCTGCGCATCGCCAAGCTGTCGCCGATGACCGTGTGGGCGGAGGTTTCCGAAGCCGACATCGGCCACGTCAAACCGGGCATGACCGCCTACTTCACCACCCTCAGTGGCGGCCACCGGCGCTGGAGCAGCACCGTGCGGCAAATTCTGCCAGTGCCGCCCAAGCCGCTGGACCAGACCAGCCAGGGCGGCGGCAGTCCCGCCAGTTCCAGCAAAAGTGGCAGCGCCCGGGTGGTGCTGTACACCGTGCTGCTGGATGTCGACAACTCCGACAATGCCTTGATGGCGGAAATGACCACCCAGGTGTTCTTCGTCGCCAGTCAGGCAAAAGACGTCCTCACCGCACCGGTCGCCGCCCTGCAAGGCACTGCCACGGCAAACCGGCAGACCGCCCAGGTGATCGCCGCCAATGGCGAGATTCAGTTTCGCGAAGTGCACACCGGCATCAGCGATCGCTTGAAAGTCCAGGTACTGGAAGGCTTGAGTGAAGGCGATCACCTGTTGGTCGGCCCGGCCGATGGCAGCGGAGGCTGA
- a CDS encoding sigma-70 family RNA polymerase sigma factor — MLENYYRELVCFLNARLGNRQVAEDVVHDAYVRVLERSSDTPIEQPRAFLYRTALNLVIDDHRRNALRQVESLEVLDSEERFFTPSPHSTLDHGQRLDMMQRALAELAPLCRESFLLRKIEGLSHPEIAERLGISKALVEKHIVNAMKHCRLRIKQWDAH, encoded by the coding sequence ATGTTGGAAAACTACTATCGTGAGCTGGTGTGTTTCCTGAACGCCAGGCTCGGCAACCGACAGGTGGCCGAAGATGTGGTGCATGACGCTTATGTGCGGGTGCTGGAGCGTTCCAGCGACACGCCCATCGAACAACCCCGGGCCTTCCTTTATCGCACCGCGCTGAATCTGGTGATCGACGACCATCGGCGCAACGCCCTGCGTCAGGTCGAATCCCTGGAAGTGCTCGACAGCGAGGAGCGTTTTTTCACCCCGTCCCCCCACAGCACCCTCGACCATGGCCAGCGCCTGGACATGATGCAGCGTGCACTGGCCGAGCTTGCGCCGCTGTGTCGCGAAAGTTTTCTGCTGCGCAAGATCGAGGGCCTGTCGCACCCCGAGATCGCCGAACGCCTTGGCATTTCCAAGGCGCTGGTGGAAAAGCACATCGTCAACGCCATGAAGCATTGCCGCCTGCGAATCAAACAATGGGATGCCCATTGA
- a CDS encoding lysine N(6)-hydroxylase/L-ornithine N(5)-oxygenase family protein, producing MTQAIASPIVHDLIGVGFGPSNLALAIALQERAPTLGELDVLFLDKQPTYSWHGNTLSTQSELQISFLKDLVTLRNPTSPYSFVNYLKHHGRLVDFINLGTFYPCRMEYNDYLRWVAAQFTEQSRYGEEVLTIEPVLHNHQVEALRVISRGTDGQQFVRTARSVVVSAGGTPRIPESFKALKGDARVFHHSQYLAEMARQPCVNNKPMSIAIIGGGQSAAEAFIDLNDSFPSVQVDMILRGSALKPADDSPFVNEVFSPEFTDLIFQQKSSERERLVNEYHNTNYSVVDIDLIERIYGIFYRQKVSGVARHAFRTLTTVEKATATERGIELAVRNNATGEVTVRVYDAVVLATGYERQMHRKLLAPLEEYLGDFEVDRNYKLITDERCKAGLYMQGFCQASHGLSDTLLSILPIRADEIAGSLYEHGKNRGHSRSVMDLLLATAS from the coding sequence ATGACACAGGCAATTGCATCGCCCATCGTTCACGACCTGATCGGCGTCGGTTTCGGCCCTTCGAACCTGGCGCTGGCCATCGCTCTGCAGGAGCGAGCCCCGACCCTGGGCGAGCTGGATGTGCTGTTTCTCGACAAGCAACCGACCTACAGCTGGCACGGCAACACCCTGTCGACTCAGAGCGAGTTGCAGATTTCCTTCCTCAAGGATCTGGTGACCCTGCGCAATCCGACGAGCCCGTATTCGTTCGTCAATTACCTCAAGCATCACGGTCGTCTGGTGGACTTCATCAACCTCGGCACCTTTTACCCATGCCGCATGGAGTACAACGACTATCTGCGCTGGGTCGCCGCGCAGTTCACCGAACAGAGCCGTTATGGCGAAGAAGTGCTGACCATCGAGCCCGTGCTGCACAACCATCAGGTCGAAGCGCTGCGGGTGATTTCCCGTGGGACGGACGGCCAGCAATTCGTCCGCACTGCGCGTTCGGTGGTGGTCAGCGCCGGCGGTACGCCGCGCATTCCTGAATCCTTCAAGGCGCTCAAGGGCGATGCCCGGGTATTCCACCATTCGCAGTACCTGGCCGAGATGGCCAGGCAGCCGTGCGTGAACAACAAACCGATGAGCATTGCGATCATCGGCGGTGGTCAGAGCGCGGCGGAAGCCTTCATCGACCTGAACGATTCGTTCCCGTCGGTGCAGGTCGACATGATCCTGCGCGGCTCGGCCCTGAAACCGGCGGACGACAGCCCGTTCGTCAACGAAGTGTTCTCGCCGGAATTCACCGACCTGATCTTCCAGCAGAAGAGCAGCGAGCGTGAGCGTCTGGTCAACGAGTACCACAACACCAACTACTCGGTGGTGGACATTGACCTGATCGAGCGCATCTACGGCATCTTCTATCGTCAGAAAGTCTCCGGTGTTGCGCGTCATGCGTTCCGCACCCTGACCACCGTCGAGAAAGCCACCGCCACCGAACGCGGCATCGAACTGGCGGTGCGCAACAACGCCACCGGTGAAGTCACCGTGCGTGTCTACGACGCCGTGGTGCTGGCCACCGGTTACGAGCGTCAGATGCACCGCAAACTGCTGGCGCCGCTGGAAGAGTACCTGGGTGACTTCGAGGTCGATCGCAACTACAAACTGATCACCGACGAGCGCTGCAAGGCCGGTCTGTACATGCAGGGCTTCTGCCAGGCCAGCCATGGTCTGAGCGATACGCTGTTGTCGATCCTGCCGATCCGCGCGGACGAAATTGCCGGCTCGCTGTATGAGCACGGAAAAAACCGTGGGCACAGCCGTTCGGTGATGGATCTGTTGCTGGCCACCGCCAGCTGA